The genomic stretch TAGAAACCATCGTGGTCTTTCTGAAAATCATAAAATTAGTTACTTAAAATGGTTTTGCTACTTCAAAACTATCAAAAATAGCAACACTTTTTGAGTATTATGCCCATTTCGACTAACTTTCACCCAAGTTGTCGACGAACGAAGTGAGTCAATCCGGTGTCATTGCGAGGGCTTTAGCCCGTGGCAATCTAATAGTTAAGGCGAGATTGCTTCACCCCTTCGGGTTTCGCAATGACAGTAAAAACCAAGATCCCTCACTGCGTTTCGGGATGACAACAATAAACGATATATTCTACAGTTATAAGTTTTCTTTTCTACAGAACCAATTCAACTATGCCATCAACAACATCGCATTCGGAAGTGTTTTTCCATGTCTTTAACTCCTATATAGTTTGTTGATGTAATTTTTAATGTTTTCATTATCTCTCCTGGCATAATATTATTTATACCTTTGTTTCCAAATCTATTTGTTTCATCTGTGTAATCTCTATTTAATCTTTACAATCAAGACATCCTGAATCTTACAGGATATCTATATTCCAGAACCGTGCGAAAAGTAATTATCAACTTCATCTATTAGCTCTTTTGCATCTGGTCCTTCAGCTTTAATAATCAACTCTGAACCTTTTTGAGCTTGCAGTAAAAGCAAGCTTAAAACAGAGCAGCCATCCGCCTCTTCGCAATTTTCGCAGGTTGAAAAAACAACTTTTGATTTATGTTTTTTACATATAGTTACAACCTCACCTGCAACTCTTAGGTGAAGCCCGTTTGTATCGGTAATTTTTATTATTTTCCTTTCCATATCATATATTCTCTATCAACTTGGTCAACATATTATCACAAAGTAAAATATTTGTCAATACCCTTTAAAAGTTTATTAATAATAATTTTTATTACGGTTAAATAATTCGGTTTACTAAAGAGGCAGTTTTTTCTTTTATATTTTGTGCGCCAACTATTTCAGTTACCATTGCAACACATTTTGCACCCTTATTAAGTACCATATCAAGGTTATGCGTTTTAATACCACCAATTGCCACAAAAGGAATTTTTATATTTTTCACAGCATAATCTAAATACTCTAAACCAACAGCATCGCAAACATTTACTTTTGTTTTTGTTGCAAAAATTGGACCAACCCCGATATAGCCGGCACCACCTTGAACAGCGGCTTCTGCTTGAGCTGGGCTGTGTGTTGAAATACCAATTATCATTTTGCTACCAACAATTTTCCTTGCCTGTTCAATTGGCAAATCGTCTTGGCCAAGGTGAATGCCGTATGCGCCGACCAACATAGCAATGTCAATATCATCATTTACAATTAAATACGCCCCAAACTCTTTTACAAGTTCTATTATTTGAACGCACTCATTATATTTGTGTTTTTTTGATGCGTACTTTTCTCTGTACTGAATTATTTTAGCGCCGCCCTCAAGCATTGCGCGCACAACTTCAACATTACATCTGCCCAAAGAATGCTCATATGATGTTATGCAGTAAAGACCTTTTATATTCATAATGCCCCAAGCACCCATGCCAAAATAACATCTGCCTCTTTTGCCGCTGCTATATTAACCCTTGGAGAACATGGCGGCCTACCAGGACCAGCTTCCGCAACTAAATCGCCAATTAAGTAATAATTTTCTCTAATTTTTTTTGTGACTATTTTATCGCTATTTCCCCAGCCGGCAAGCCCAGAGGCACTAACACAAAACTTATTTGCGTTAATGAAAGCATTTGCAAACTGAGTTTTCATTTCTGCCTTATCAAACGCTTCAACAACAACATCACAAGAAGTAAAAATCTCCGGCATATTTGCTTTCGTAAGTATTAGTATTTGTGACAAAATTTCAAGTGAAGGGTTTATTTTTTTTAGGTTTTCGCTTAATGCATCTGCCTTGTATTTACCAAGCTGGTCTG from Endomicrobiales bacterium encodes the following:
- a CDS encoding HPr family phosphocarrier protein: MERKIIKITDTNGLHLRVAGEVVTICKKHKSKVVFSTCENCEEADGCSVLSLLLLQAQKGSELIIKAEGPDAKELIDEVDNYFSHGSGI
- the thiE gene encoding thiamine phosphate synthase, encoding MNIKGLYCITSYEHSLGRCNVEVVRAMLEGGAKIIQYREKYASKKHKYNECVQIIELVKEFGAYLIVNDDIDIAMLVGAYGIHLGQDDLPIEQARKIVGSKMIIGISTHSPAQAEAAVQGGAGYIGVGPIFATKTKVNVCDAVGLEYLDYAVKNIKIPFVAIGGIKTHNLDMVLNKGAKCVAMVTEIVGAQNIKEKTASLVNRII
- the thiF gene encoding sulfur carrier protein ThiS adenylyltransferase ThiF; this translates as MTNSFENALTNYFGHENLKKIQSVKIGIAGLGGLGSNCAMNLVRCGFKNFILCDFDKIEPSNLNRQFYFADQLGKYKADALSENLKKINPSLEILSQILILTKANMPEIFTSCDVVVEAFDKAEMKTQFANAFINANKFCVSASGLAGWGNSDKIVTKKIRENYYLIGDLVAEAGPGRPPCSPRVNIAAAKEADVILAWVLGAL